Genomic window (Candidatus Atribacteria bacterium ADurb.Bin276):
AACCTATTTTCGTCGAATTGAAGCGATGGAATTGAACCGAGATGATTATGAAACAGAAAAAGAAATTGGTTATCCGGAGAAAAAAGAAACAAATAACGGTACGCTTATTTTTATAATGGAGCGTTTGATGCGGTGAATAGCTGTGTACTTTATCGGGGGAGCAATTCTGGTCCCCTCTTCTACCCCATCAAAAAAGGAGGGAGAACCTCGAAATCCTTTTCGAGCAAGGCATCTAAAATCTTGAGATTATAGGTGTGAATATAGCCGTTCGCTATTCATTATGATGAAATAGTTTTCCTATCACCTCATTGCCCAAATGACATTTTCCATTCTTTTCTTATAACGCAAAATAACATAACAATTTGTCTTGAAGACAAAAAGAGAAAAAACAAAATTAGTGATGAAATTCAAAATTTTGCCGATAATTATAAATAAATTATTAGCAATGGCCATTCAAAAATATCAAAAAATTCTTTGGAAAGAGATAGTCAAGTTTTTGCTTAGGAAACAAAAAATATAAAAAAGGAGAAAAAAATGAGAAAAAACAAGTCTAAACTACTTATGACTAATTCTTCATTTTTCATGTTTTTTATTATAATTTGTATATTGTTAATTTCGGTATCTGCTTTAGCCAGCGAAAAAATAAATCCTCCCGATCAAGAAACTTTACAGAAAATTCTTGCTGATTTCGAAGCTTATGCAGAACAAAGTCGAAAAGATTGGGGTATCCCAGGAATGGCTATATCCATCGTCCAAGGGGATAAAATGATTTATGCTAATGGATTTGGAGTAAAAAAACAAGGTGAAGACGATCCGGTTAATGAAAATACCATTTTTCAAATTGGTTCAACATCAAAAGCTTTTACTGCTGCACTTGTTGCTATGATGGTCGACGAAGGAAAATTAAATTGGAAAGACAAAGTAATCGACTATTTACCAGATTTTATGATGTATGATCCCTGGGTAACCAGAGAATTCCTAATTGATGATGTCATGGCTCAACATAGCGGAATGCCTGGATATGCAAGCGACTTGCTTTCATTTATTGGGTTTGATCGAAAACATATCATCCATTCCATCTGTTATATTCAACCCATAAGCAGTTTTCGTAGTGAATTTGCTTATATGAACAATCTATTTCTAGTGGCAGCTGCCCTGGTTGAAGAGATTTCAGGGAAAACTTGGGAAGAGAATTTGCGTGAAAGAATATTAGATCCATTAGGCATGAATAATACTACCTATACTCAGAACGGTTTTGTTCAATCCTCAAATGTCGCCTACCTCCATCAAAATAAAAACGGTCAAGCGTTCGTCCTCCCCATGGATTGGCAATATATAGATTGGGTTTACGTCTATGGACCGGCGGGAGGAATCAATTCGAATGTTGTTGATATGGCAAAATGGATAATTCTTCAACTTAACGAAGGAGTATATGATCAAAAACAGCTTATTAGCAAAGAGAATGTTAAATACATGCATTCTGCAAAAACCATCATCCAAGATGAAAAATTTCCCGGAAGAAATTATTATGATTTAGCCTGGGTAACGACTGATAATGAGCCTTATCCTACTTTTATCTGGCACACTGGAGGTACTTCTGGAATAAAGTCATTGATACAATTAATACCCCAGATTCAATTAGGATTTGCAATTCTCACCAATATGGCAGATACAAAGCTTCCAGAAGCACTGATAAAAAGATTTATCGATCTCTATTTAGGAAACCCCCTTAAAGATTGGAGTACTGAAAACCTGAAAGAAGCCAAAGCAGCCCAATCCCAGAGTGACGAGTTACCCGACATTCCAAAAGAAAAACCTCTCCCCTTAGAAGCCTATACTGGAAAATACGAAAATCCGGTATATGGTGAAGCAGTGGTTAACATAGAAGGAGACAACTTAGTATTTACTATTGGTCCTAAACAAACCAAAATAGTTTTTTCACCCTGGAACCGAGATACCTTCATGGTTTCTATTCCGGATTATTTGGATGTAGGCGGGTTTGTCCATTTTCAAATTGATCCTTTAGGGAAGGCGAGTAAAATGGTTGTTGATATGCTCAACGAAGGCAATATTGGCAGCTTTAATCGGATAGAGGATAAATAAATTAACTTTTAGAAAATTTTCATTTTATAAACAACATTCCCTCTTCATGGAATTGGAGCTTAAAGGCGAATATTTCTTGGAGAGGGTTCCTTTTGAATCAATCATGTAAATCTAATGATAAATAAAAATTTGATGTCATTCTGAACCATTGTATTTTGAGGGCGCGATGATCTCATCTGAAGATGCAATCGTCATCCTGGGAAGCAAGCTTGGATTTATCGTGTCGAGCGAAGAAGCTCTGGACTTGATACTTACCGGCAAGAATCCGAGCGAGATAGCAGCAAAAATCGAAAAGGAATTGAAAAAAAGAGAAGGATACCAAGAAAAAACCGCTTTATGAGAGCCAATTTAAGTCTATTTAATTTCTCAATAGGTGTTATTCTTCATATTAATGAACTAATTGCCCCTATACGTCATCTCATGAATCCTTTTTTTTCTCTATATAGAGCTATTAACAACCCTCCCCCGAACCGAAGTCAGGAGTGATCTAAATTAAAGTCCGGAGATCACCACTCCTGGACCTTCAGCGAACTGAGGGGACTAAATATGAAGCCATCCCTCCTTGGCAGGGTGGTCAGTTCTAAAAAACCAAGAAGAGGCGAAGAAGGTGATACACAGAGAGAACAATTACTTTTTATTTCCATGCCTGTCGACGGTCCAGACTATTTTTGCCAAGCGTAGACAAATCAATCAGAGAAACCGGAATAACACCTTCTGGCTATCAGGATTACTGGTTTGTGAACATTGCGGAAAACCGTTGGTCGAACATACAATAAAGAGGAAACAGCTAAAGACAGGATACTACAATTGCGAAACCTGCAAATATTATCTCCGTCAGGATAAAGTTGAAGATATTGTCATGGAAATGGTGAAGAACACCCCTATGAGTAAAGCATATATCAAATCTCTGCAGAATTTCCTTCAATCTTTTACTGAAAATCATACCGTATCGATTAAACAATATGATAAGGAACTCCTCCAGGTTGAAAAGAAAATTGGGAATATTCGGCAAGCCATCGAGGATGGTATGTATTCAAGGGAGCTCAAAGATCGGATGGAAGAATTGGAACTACAGAAGCAAACTATTATTGAGGAAATCGAAAGCATTCAGCGGACCAAGGAAAAAATTGCGTACGGTGAAGATGAAATACAAGCGCAATTGGCTTCATCGAGAGAAGATTTGGATGATGAAGATTTAGCAGTTAGGAAAAACACAGCGAAAATTATCATCAGTAGGATTGAAGCGAATCGTGAAAAAGAGCTTAAAGTCTACATAAACACACTTCAGGCGTACGGTTTAGGTGGTGCCGGGAGCCCGTCATACGTGTTTTTACTACTTCTCAAAAACCGCAGATATGTTTTCAGAAATTAGCCACAAAAAATGATTTTTATAGCACCATCATTTTAGGAGGTGTCATTAATACTAGGAAAAGTTCTCAAATCCTACTTCCCCCGAATCCAAGCCAATACTTACTGGATCGATAAACTTGTATCCAAGGATGAGGGTGATTGTAGGCTTGTTCTCATCAACAAACTGGCTAATATCGTATATTAAGCGAGTCAGGCGATAAGCGATATGAAATAAGATTAAAATTGAGATAAAAAAGATCCTCATTCATTATAGGAAAAAAAGATTGATGTAAGATTACAATAAAAAAGGACCCAGATTGTAAATACCAGTCATGAAAATTTCCTTTTTAGAGCTGAGAGAAAAAATGATATTAATGAATTGGGAAAATTGAGATCTCTTACTGTCCGTTCATGATAGGAATGAACTTCTTTCACTTAACGCTGACAACGTTGACATACTAGGTCATAGTGCTTATAAGGGTGGATGGACACGGTGACCAGTTGTTTTTCTTGATCGAAGGATTGGTTGGCTACCTTCACTCGACAAAAATCAAAAAAGGATTTAAGCTGTATCTGGGACATCGCTTTGCCTCATCTGGATGGATTTTGTTAATACAAATACTGTATCCAGAAAAGCAAGCGGTGACTATTTTTATTTGAATTTTTTATCAAGTATTTGGGAGAAGAACTTTATTTCTTAAAAACAAAGCATGGAGGGAAGAAAATGTTCTTATTAAAAGAACTGGATGAATTGTATAACCAATTTTCAGACAAAGCTTATGAACCAAAGATTTTAGACGGAAAAACCAAAGAACTCATTGCTTTAGCCTGTTCAATTATAGTGGATTGTGTCCCTTGTATTGAGCATCATTATAAAAAAGCGGTTGAATATGGAGTCCAAGAAGATGAAATAATGGATGCAATGGGGATAACCATGTCTGTCAGCGCTGGAAGCAAGAGAGCTAAATATCAGAAGCTGATAACAGAGTTAAATAAATGAGAATTGAAAAAGTAATTTGAATTACTAGGAATCTTCCTTGTCTCTTGATAACGTATACTAAAGTTCGCAATTTCTCACCTTAAAAAAAGCCACCGGAGACTCCAAAATGAAGGTTGTACGAATCAAAAACTTCATCGAGGCGGAATATCCGATGGCTCAAAAAGGTGAATCAATCGAGTAATTGTTTAAAGAGAACTGACTTTTCATTAAAGTAAGGTCATCTCTGTGTTTAAAAAAGCCTCCGGTGTTTGCTAAGAGTAAATTGCGAACATTATTTGACACATGCAATTGATTTCTAACTACTCTCCTCTCAAATTTTATTCTACTCATAAAATTAAATCTACTTTTAGAATGACGGATATCAAGAATCTACTAATAAATCATTCTATAGAATTGACTTAAAAAACGAATAATTTTATAATTCTCGAAATAACGAAATGGGGAGGAGAATGTGAAAGAGTTCATTACCATAACCAAAGCGCTTTCTGATGTAAATCGAGTACGGATCCTATTGGCTTTAGACGGTCGGGAATTATGTGTTTGTCAGCTTATCGTTCTCCTTGGACTTGCACCATCGACAGTATCCAAACATTTATGGATACTCAAACAAGCCGGATTGGTTGATTTACGAAAAGAAGGCCGTTGGTCTTACTATCACATAAACTATGAAAGTCCTTCTGAACTCATATTACAGGCGATAAATTGGACCATTACATCGAATCGATCCAGCCCTCTTATTATGAAAGACAATAAAAGACTACAGGAAATTCTAAAAATGAAACTTGATGAGTTGTGTCAAAGTATACCTGGACCTACCACTCATTAAGTGAGGTAGGATGATAATAATTTATCTAAATATGAAAACTTCTGCGTATTCTATTTGGAGATAGATAAATTTCTATTCACCAATAAATCACTAACTTGATGAATATTGTGATCATAGAAATAGTTGATTAAATGGAGGTTTATAATGAATAACCAAAAAAATTCGTCTGATAATTATGACCTGCGAGAAATTGTCCGTAAAGCATATGGTGAGGTTGCCCAACAGGATAAATCCTGCTGTGGATCATCCTGCTGTGGGAATACATCAGCTGAATTTGTAGCAACTAACTTAGGGTATCAACAGGAAGAGCTTTCCATTCTTCCAGATGGAGCGAATATGGGATTATCTTGTGGTAATCCAGTGGCGATTGCCTTACTTCAACCAGGAGAAGTGGTTCTGGATCTTGGTGCTGGTGGTGGTTTTGACGTCTTTATCTCAGCGAAAAAGGTTGGATCTGCTGGGCGGGTCATTGGTGTTGATATGACACCGGATATGGTTGATAAGGCACGACGGAATACCCTCTCCTTCAAAGCATTGAGTGGTTTGGATAACGTTGAATTTCGCCTGGGAGAGATTGAACATCTGCCTATAGCGGATGAAAGTATTGATGTAGTAATATCAAATTGTGTTATTAATCTCTCACCGGATAAAGCCCAGGTTTGGCGAGAAATAGCACGGGTATTGAAACCGGGTGGCCGAGTTTCAGTCTCCGATCTCGCGCTTTTGAAGCCATTGCCGGAAGCGGTTCGAGAATCAGTAAGAGCATTGGTTGGCTGCATTGCGGGAGCAGTATTAATTGAAGAAACCAGGGAGATGATTCACTCTGCTGGATTGTTTATTGTCGATTGTAAAATGAACTCTGATTTTATTGATCAAATGTCCACCTGGTCTGATCCTTTATACGTTGAGATTTCCAAACACTTACCCCCCGAGACAAAACCTGGTGATTATGTGACGAGTCTTAATGTCACTGCAAAGAAGCTATAGTCTTGCGATGTAAAGAAGATAATTCTCAAAGTCTCTATAAAATATTTGGAAATTGCGATTAGTTCCTTAATCCAATGATCGATAAGGGTATGTACATTATTACAAAACTTTATTTGGTAAAAGATCAAGATAATATTTGGTTGGGAGCTTGGAATTTGCATAGGAAGTTTTGAGAATTTCGAGATCGTATTCACACCTTCTCAATTCGATTTGGAGAGCGTGATTATCCAGAATGGTAAGCAACACCCATCCCGCTCTCCAGTCTCCATCTTTGGGACGTCCGACGCTTCCATCATTGATAAACCAAACATCCTGGACCTTGCGGGAAAAAGGACGATGAATATGGCCACAAATTAATACATTGGCTGACTCATTCATCATCGTGTGGACAAGGTTCTCGTCGGGTCGATCGGGAAAAAGGTATTCATTGATTCGGCGTGGGCTGCCATGAACAAAAAGCAATTGATAGGATCCATGGGTTAATTGATAGCGAGGGAGAAGATTTCTTAAATATCTTTTGTTTTCCGAGGTGGTCATTTTTTTGGTCCATTCGATAGAAATAACTCCCAATCTTCTTTCTTCATCGGTTCTATACGCACACCCACAATCATCCAGGTCATTTCCAACTCCCTGGTCATAGTTTCCCATAATAACTGGGATATTGAGTGATTGGATGATTGAGACAACCTCATTTGGGAAGGGCGCGTATCCCACTAAATCTCCTAAACAGATCATTTTATCCGGTTGGAGATTTTCAATATCTCGCAATACGGCTTTCAGCGCCGGAAGATTCGAATGGATATCCGATAAAACCGCAATTTTCATGGTATCACTCTAGTTATTAAAAATAATAGAGATATTGGGCAAATTATAAAGAATTCTATCAACTCACACTTTTGAAGCTTTTGGAAACCAGTGTTGGGTTCGATTGGCAATAAAGACCAAGCTGAGCATTATCGGCACTTCTTCAAGAACTCCAACAACGGTTGCCAGAGCCGCACCGGAACTCAACCCAAAGAGAGAAATAGCAACTGCAACAGCCAGTTCAAAGAAGTTACTGGCACCAATAAGGCCAGCTGGAGCAGCGACTGCATATTCAAGCTTCCATTTTTTAGCCCATAGATATCCAATAAAGAAAATAACGTAAGTCTGAATAGTCAGAGGAATGGCAATTAACAGGATGTGAAGAGGCTGCTTAAGAATAACATCACCCTGGTATGAAAAAAGAAGAATTAAAGTGAGTAAAAGCCCGATGATGGTCCAGGGTTTCAAACCGGGAAGAAAATTGTATTCAAACCATTCCAGTCCCTTTTTCTCAATAAGTTTTTTGCGGGTATAATAGCCTAAGGTAAGTGGTATCACTACAAACAACACCACCGAAAGGAGAACAGTGTCATAAGGGATCTGGATCCGGGCCACTCCCAGCTGGAAAATGACAATGGGAGCATAGAGAAAGAGGATTACCAAATCATTGATCGCCACCTGTACCAGAGTATAAGCCGGATCGCCTTTAGTTAAATAGCTCCAGACGAAGACCATGGCGGTACATGGAGCTGCGCCAAGAAGGATAGCTCCGGCGACGTATTGGCTTCCCAGGACAGGACCAATATAGGGAGCAAAGATATATTTTAAAAATAACCAGGAAAGTAATAGCATGGTGAAAGGCTTGATCGCCCAATTAACAATAAGGGTTATAACCAGCCCTTTGGGTTTTTTCATTGATCTCTTGATACTGGCGAAATCGATCTGCAACATCATTGGATAAATCATCAGCCAAATGAGTATGGCAACTGGAATCGAGACTCGACTGACTTCGAGTTTAGACATTGCCTTAGGAAAAACGGGTATCCACTGCCCTATCATAACCCCTAATAGAATACAGAGAGCAACCCACAGAGTAAGATATTTTTCAAAAATACCTAAAGAACGGTCCTTTTCTTTCATTAATGATTCTCTCCCCTTTTCAATCTGTGATTACCCAAACGATAAGTTTAATGAAAACATTTATTGATATTTTTTCCTGATGATTAATTAACTAAGATCAAAAATATTTGTGTCCTTTAGAATCTGCACCTTGCCCACAAGAATCATTTTCTCCCCTGTCAAATTCTCCCCATAACGATCAATGCGGTTACTGGTGCTAATGTTTTGAATTTTTGGATCACAGACGACCTCAATCAGTAATTTCTCCTCCTCATTGGGAAAATCTGGAGTGACTCGAAAGGAGGCGGTGAAAGATCCATTCTGAACTTCAATGATTTTTTGGAGGTTGAAGGTTGTTTCAGGATTGGCTTTGAGCGAAACAACCAGACGAGTTCCGGAAGGCAAATCGGTAATCCCATTCACCCGGTACCGGTTATCTTTGATAGTAAATTGCGTGATGGTCAGGACTGAATAATCGACCAGGGTGGTTTTTGACGAACTGGAACTCTTTTTGATTCCGGAGGGGGAGTTATTATCTGGAGATGACGGATTTGACGGAATGGTCGGTTGGCTGATATCGGGAATAGAATTATCAACCGGTGGAGTCTGACCGCAACTACAAGCTTTGTCTTCTGCACAGCTCCAGGCACTGAATATTAAAATACCGACAAAAAGAATAAGAATAACCAAGACCATTTTTTTCATTCTTAATCTCTCCTTTATTTATTAAGGTGCAGTATAGATAAGATACAAACCGCCAAAAAGAACTAAGACTCCACAGACTTTCTTTACGATATTCGCTGCCATTGAGGTTTCATTCCAGCGCAGATACTTCTGAACGGTCTGAGTAAAGGTTCCGGCTAAAACAATCACCGCACAATGCCCTATTCCATAGGTAATGAGAAGCCCAACGGCTAGCAAAGGAGTGGTTGCTCCTACCCGGAATGTTGCTCCTAAAACCGGTGCCATATAGGCAAATGTACAGGGCCCTAAGGCTATCCCAAAGAAAAAACCAAGGAGAAAGGCTGCCGTCATCCCCGTTCCCCTGGTTTTTTTAACTTGAGCTGGCCCTCCAAAGTTGAGGGGAATAACATCGAGCAGTGAAAGACCAACAATGAAAAAGATCACTGCAACAATATAATTTCCATATCCTCCTATATCTCCTGCCATTCGCCCCAAGCTGGCTGTGATAATACCAATAATGGCAATAGTCGAAAGTATACCGAGGGAAAACCAGGTGCTGATCCAAAACGCCCGATGTAGGGTCAGCTTTCCCTGCTGAGTGATAAAGCCGACAATAAGTGGAATGCTGGCGAGATGACAGGGACTTAAAAGAATGCTTAATATTCCCCAAATCAATGCTGCCGTCAGGGCAATCGCGGCACTCCCTTCAATGGCGTTGGTCAGGGTGGCAAAAAGTTCACCCATGGATTAATCGACCCCCAGCTCGGCAAGCTTGTCAAGAATTTCTTCTTTCGAGAAAAATCCGGTATGGCGAAAAACTTCGATACCTTCTCGGTCGAAAAAAACCTGGGTTGGAATATTGGAAATTTGGTAGCGAGCGGAAAGGACTTGATAAATTCGGACATCGGTGAAAAGGATGGTACATTTTTCTTTCAGACTCATTTGAAGCTCTTCAAGTATTGGCGCCATCATATCGCAGGGAACACAGCCACTGGCACCGAAGTCAACCATGACCGGAAGGCCATTTCGACGTGCTTGATCAACCGAATTGTCCAATGCACTTTCTGATTGCACCTTCACCCAATCGGCATTGACTTCAATTTCCAAATGTTGACTTAAAGATCGAACATAGGCATTAATGGCTTCTTGTTTCTTTTGACTAAGAAGGTAATCAATCACGGTCTCCTTAACTTCATTAAATGATACTTCTCCAAAAGATTCATGGTTTTGATCATAGAAAATCTGGGCTTCTTGATCGGATATGGTAAGATCAGGAGGAACTAAACTTTCCAGGTATAACTTGAAGTGTTCATCCTCATTGGGATTATTGGACTGAATATTCTGGGTTGCCATCCATTTTTTCGCTTCAGAAAGAAGAATTGGATAGGTAGCAGCTTGTTCCAGAACATAGAAGGCGTTTCTTTTTAACTGTTCCTGGAGTTCAGGTTCTGATTGAGCAATTTTTTCATCAACTTGCTGCTGGTCAATGGTGAGGTTTCCAGCTCTTAATAGGATACCATCCGGAAGTGTTGCTAACTTAGCGTCCCGCAATGGTCCCGAACTAAGACCCAGGTAGACCTCTTCGACGGTGAGTACCTTTTCTTCGGCTAAAATTGGGATTGAGATAACAAAACAAGAGATTAATATGAATATGGGTATACCAGGAATCTTGCGCATTTAGTCCTCCTTATTCAGTGCAATACCTAATTCCTCAAATTTTTTAAGAATTTGGTCTTTGGGGAAAAAACCAGAATGACGGAACACTTCATTCCCATGAGCATCAAACAATATCTGAGTAGGAATGCCTAAAATTCCATACTTCTGAGATTGGGTTGGGTCTTTCCAGACATCGACGAAATCAACCTGAAGCTTTCCCGGATATTCCCGGCGAAGTTCTTCCAGAACCGGTTGCATCATCTTGCAGGGAACACATTTGTCCGCCCCAAGTTCCAAGAAACGGGGAAGCCCCGCTTCGTTGATTATTGAAACTGGGGTTGATTCTTTTGGAAGCTCAGTACCAACAACCTCCAGGTTCTGCTGTTTTTGACTGATAGCCTTACTCCCCTTTAAATTAATAGTCACCACCACTGCCATTATCAAAAGGGCAACAATAAGGATTTTTCGTAAGAGAGGTTTCATGGATTTATCTCCTCTTTCTTTAGAAATTCAATAGTTGCCAGAGCAGGAAGGGCTAATTGAGCAGC
Coding sequences:
- the ampH gene encoding D-alanyl-D-alanine-carboxypeptidase/endopeptidase AmpH precursor, with the protein product MRKNKSKLLMTNSSFFMFFIIICILLISVSALASEKINPPDQETLQKILADFEAYAEQSRKDWGIPGMAISIVQGDKMIYANGFGVKKQGEDDPVNENTIFQIGSTSKAFTAALVAMMVDEGKLNWKDKVIDYLPDFMMYDPWVTREFLIDDVMAQHSGMPGYASDLLSFIGFDRKHIIHSICYIQPISSFRSEFAYMNNLFLVAAALVEEISGKTWEENLRERILDPLGMNNTTYTQNGFVQSSNVAYLHQNKNGQAFVLPMDWQYIDWVYVYGPAGGINSNVVDMAKWIILQLNEGVYDQKQLISKENVKYMHSAKTIIQDEKFPGRNYYDLAWVTTDNEPYPTFIWHTGGTSGIKSLIQLIPQIQLGFAILTNMADTKLPEALIKRFIDLYLGNPLKDWSTENLKEAKAAQSQSDELPDIPKEKPLPLEAYTGKYENPVYGEAVVNIEGDNLVFTIGPKQTKIVFSPWNRDTFMVSIPDYLDVGGFVHFQIDPLGKASKMVVDMLNEGNIGSFNRIEDK
- the ahpD gene encoding Alkyl hydroperoxide reductase AhpD, with protein sequence MFLLKELDELYNQFSDKAYEPKILDGKTKELIALACSIIVDCVPCIEHHYKKAVEYGVQEDEIMDAMGITMSVSAGSKRAKYQKLITELNK
- the aseR gene encoding HTH-type transcriptional repressor AseR, translating into MKEFITITKALSDVNRVRILLALDGRELCVCQLIVLLGLAPSTVSKHLWILKQAGLVDLRKEGRWSYYHINYESPSELILQAINWTITSNRSSPLIMKDNKRLQEILKMKLDELCQSIPGPTTH
- the ycgJ_2 gene encoding putative methyltransferase YcgJ, which produces MNNQKNSSDNYDLREIVRKAYGEVAQQDKSCCGSSCCGNTSAEFVATNLGYQQEELSILPDGANMGLSCGNPVAIALLQPGEVVLDLGAGGGFDVFISAKKVGSAGRVIGVDMTPDMVDKARRNTLSFKALSGLDNVEFRLGEIEHLPIADESIDVVISNCVINLSPDKAQVWREIARVLKPGGRVSVSDLALLKPLPEAVRESVRALVGCIAGAVLIEETREMIHSAGLFIVDCKMNSDFIDQMSTWSDPLYVEISKHLPPETKPGDYVTSLNVTAKKL
- a CDS encoding phosphodiesterase — its product is MKIAVLSDIHSNLPALKAVLRDIENLQPDKMICLGDLVGYAPFPNEVVSIIQSLNIPVIMGNYDQGVGNDLDDCGCAYRTDEERRLGVISIEWTKKMTTSENKRYLRNLLPRYQLTHGSYQLLFVHGSPRRINEYLFPDRPDENLVHTMMNESANVLICGHIHRPFSRKVQDVWFINDGSVGRPKDGDWRAGWVLLTILDNHALQIELRRCEYDLEILKTSYANSKLPTKYYLDLLPNKVL
- a CDS encoding Sodium Bile acid symporter family protein; its protein translation is MKEKDRSLGIFEKYLTLWVALCILLGVMIGQWIPVFPKAMSKLEVSRVSIPVAILIWLMIYPMMLQIDFASIKRSMKKPKGLVITLIVNWAIKPFTMLLLSWLFLKYIFAPYIGPVLGSQYVAGAILLGAAPCTAMVFVWSYLTKGDPAYTLVQVAINDLVILFLYAPIVIFQLGVARIQIPYDTVLLSVVLFVVIPLTLGYYTRKKLIEKKGLEWFEYNFLPGLKPWTIIGLLLTLILLFSYQGDVILKQPLHILLIAIPLTIQTYVIFFIGYLWAKKWKLEYAVAAPAGLIGASNFFELAVAVAISLFGLSSGAALATVVGVLEEVPIMLSLVFIANRTQHWFPKASKV
- a CDS encoding Cytochrome C biogenesis protein transmembrane region; translated protein: MGELFATLTNAIEGSAAIALTAALIWGILSILLSPCHLASIPLIVGFITQQGKLTLHRAFWISTWFSLGILSTIAIIGIITASLGRMAGDIGGYGNYIVAVIFFIVGLSLLDVIPLNFGGPAQVKKTRGTGMTAAFLLGFFFGIALGPCTFAYMAPVLGATFRVGATTPLLAVGLLITYGIGHCAVIVLAGTFTQTVQKYLRWNETSMAANIVKKVCGVLVLFGGLYLIYTAP
- a CDS encoding Thioredoxin-like protein; this encodes MRKIPGIPIFILISCFVISIPILAEEKVLTVEEVYLGLSSGPLRDAKLATLPDGILLRAGNLTIDQQQVDEKIAQSEPELQEQLKRNAFYVLEQAATYPILLSEAKKWMATQNIQSNNPNEDEHFKLYLESLVPPDLTISDQEAQIFYDQNHESFGEVSFNEVKETVIDYLLSQKKQEAINAYVRSLSQHLEIEVNADWVKVQSESALDNSVDQARRNGLPVMVDFGASGCVPCDMMAPILEELQMSLKEKCTILFTDVRIYQVLSARYQISNIPTQVFFDREGIEVFRHTGFFSKEEILDKLAELGVD
- the trxA_2 gene encoding Thioredoxin; translated protein: MKPLLRKILIVALLIMAVVVTINLKGSKAISQKQQNLEVVGTELPKESTPVSIINEAGLPRFLELGADKCVPCKMMQPVLEELRREYPGKLQVDFVDVWKDPTQSQKYGILGIPTQILFDAHGNEVFRHSGFFPKDQILKKFEELGIALNKED